A single genomic interval of Shewanella halotolerans harbors:
- the ampD gene encoding 1,6-anhydro-N-acetylmuramyl-L-alanine amidase AmpD, with translation MTLHKGWIRECRQCVSPHFNARPDDEVSLLVIHNISLPAGRFGLPYIDQLFQGCLDTQADESFCDLQGLEVSAHFLIRRDGELVQYVSCDDRAWHAGVSSFAGRTGCNDFAIGIELEGTDSLAYTDEQYERLTQLTLVLFDAYPMLNRNLILGHCDIAPGRKTDPGESFDWHRYRASLVTE, from the coding sequence ATGACATTGCATAAAGGTTGGATTCGAGAGTGTCGACAGTGTGTCTCGCCACATTTTAATGCCCGTCCAGATGATGAGGTGAGCCTGCTGGTGATCCACAATATCAGCCTGCCTGCTGGCCGGTTTGGTTTGCCCTATATCGACCAGCTTTTTCAAGGTTGTTTGGATACTCAAGCCGATGAGAGTTTTTGCGACCTACAAGGATTAGAAGTCTCGGCGCATTTTCTGATCCGGCGAGATGGCGAGTTGGTGCAGTATGTCAGCTGTGATGATCGCGCCTGGCATGCCGGCGTCTCCTCGTTTGCAGGGCGAACGGGTTGTAACGACTTTGCCATAGGTATAGAGCTCGAAGGTACTGACAGCCTTGCCTATACCGATGAGCAGTATGAGCGGCTCACGCAATTAACCTTGGTCTTGTTTGACGCATATCCTATGCTCAATAGAAATCTTATCCTCGGGCATTGTGATATCGCTCCTGGGCGTAAGACAGATCCGGGCGAGAGTTTCGACTGGCACAGATATCGCGCCAGCCTAGTGACTGAATAA
- the pdhR gene encoding pyruvate dehydrogenase complex transcriptional repressor PdhR, which translates to MAYSKINQPKISDVIMNQLEQMILEGSLQPGQKLPPERELALQFEVSRPSLREAIQKLEAKGLLLRRQGGGTYVKEQLWQSLADPIVELMHSDSESQYDLLEFRHATEGMMAYFAALRGTDADMQNIKEKIQAVEAASDIEAKAEAIVCFYRAIAEASHNVAMLHLVLSLSPVLHKNVAQNLELLKRRADASKMANEHRQDLLAAIVRRDPEAAREASNEHLSYIEEVMLSVREEDSRLQRSLRRLKSGV; encoded by the coding sequence ATGGCTTATAGCAAAATCAACCAGCCAAAAATTTCTGACGTGATCATGAATCAGCTGGAGCAGATGATCCTGGAGGGGAGTCTGCAACCGGGTCAGAAGTTACCACCAGAGCGTGAATTGGCACTGCAATTCGAAGTCTCTCGACCATCTCTTCGTGAAGCAATTCAAAAGTTAGAAGCAAAAGGCCTGCTGCTGCGTCGTCAAGGCGGTGGAACCTATGTCAAAGAGCAACTTTGGCAGAGTCTTGCCGATCCTATTGTGGAGCTGATGCACAGCGATTCTGAGAGTCAGTACGATCTTCTCGAGTTTCGTCACGCCACTGAAGGCATGATGGCCTATTTTGCGGCGCTTCGGGGTACCGATGCCGACATGCAAAACATCAAAGAAAAAATCCAAGCGGTAGAAGCTGCGTCTGACATCGAGGCGAAGGCAGAGGCGATCGTGTGTTTTTATCGCGCCATTGCCGAAGCTTCTCACAACGTGGCTATGCTGCACTTGGTACTGAGTTTATCTCCCGTGTTGCATAAGAATGTGGCGCAAAACCTAGAGTTGCTAAAGCGCAGAGCTGATGCCTCTAAAATGGCGAACGAGCATAGGCAAGATCTTCTTGCCGCCATCGTCCGTCGTGATCCCGAAGCCGCAAGAGAAGCCTCAAACGAGCATCTAAGCTACATTGAGGAAGTGATGTTGTCGGTGAGGGAAGAAGATAGCCGGTTGCAGCGTAGTCTGCGCCGTTTGAAGAGTGGTGTGTAG
- the ampE gene encoding beta-lactamase regulator AmpE, whose protein sequence is MALFSLLLAIMIERLKLLPQAWQLETLLALYAKSFFGRKQLTNDLMMAIALILPAIAVQVLAWFVAGMFWGLLSLGLWVGVSILCFSHLKQRQVFKQYIQAACRGDAQACYHFADELDPYVSLNAVSEQDLGEKVGQTVAWLNYRFYGAVALYLIFFGPAGAVLYCTVRYFSDDAKSRGADLPLVDTALMLLDWLPSRLIALGYVLSGHFSLAFSRWRQQALCWRCPARDVVSEVALAAETVEFNSPTPICVQSTISLLQLSKRNFILLVIGLSLLTIFGVVV, encoded by the coding sequence ATGGCACTGTTTTCCTTATTGTTGGCGATCATGATTGAGCGCCTCAAGCTATTACCCCAGGCATGGCAGCTAGAAACCCTATTAGCCTTGTATGCCAAGAGTTTCTTTGGTCGCAAGCAGCTAACCAATGACCTTATGATGGCGATTGCGCTGATTCTGCCGGCGATAGCCGTCCAAGTGCTGGCCTGGTTCGTGGCTGGCATGTTTTGGGGGCTGTTGAGCCTCGGGCTCTGGGTCGGAGTGTCGATTCTCTGTTTCAGTCATCTCAAACAGCGTCAAGTCTTCAAACAATATATACAGGCAGCCTGTCGCGGCGATGCCCAGGCCTGTTATCATTTTGCCGATGAGCTCGACCCTTATGTGTCACTCAATGCCGTTTCAGAGCAAGACCTAGGTGAAAAGGTCGGGCAAACCGTTGCCTGGCTCAATTACCGCTTCTATGGTGCCGTGGCCTTATACCTTATCTTCTTCGGACCGGCCGGTGCCGTGCTTTACTGTACCGTGCGTTATTTCTCTGACGATGCCAAGAGCCGAGGCGCGGATCTTCCCTTAGTGGATACCGCCTTGATGCTACTAGACTGGCTGCCGAGCCGCCTGATCGCGCTGGGTTACGTACTAAGCGGCCACTTTTCGCTGGCATTTAGCCGTTGGCGCCAGCAGGCACTGTGCTGGCGCTGCCCGGCGCGAGATGTGGTCTCAGAGGTTGCCCTAGCGGCAGAGACAGTTGAATTTAATTCACCTACACCAATTTGCGTCCAATCGACCATCTCTTTGCTACAGTTGAGTAAGCGAAACTTTATCTTACTCGTGATCGGTCTCTCTTTGCTGACGATCTTCGGGGTGGTAGTGTAG
- the aceE gene encoding pyruvate dehydrogenase (acetyl-transferring), homodimeric type: MSEHMLQDLDPLETQEWVDSLQAVLEQEGPERAHFLLEKLIDKARRNGTHLPYKATTAYLNTIPAGQEPHMPGNQEMERRIRAIIRWNALAMVLRGSKKDLELGGHISSFASSATIYDVCFNHFFRAPNEKDGGDLVYFQGHIAPGIYARSFLEGRLTEDQLANFRQEVDGKGLSSYPHPKLMPDYWQFPTVSMGLGPIQAIYQARFLKYLTDRGLKDCSEQTVYCFLGDGECDEPETLGAIGLAAREELDNLVFIVNCNLQRLDGPVRGNGKIIQELEGEFRGAGWEVAKVIWGRYWDPLLARDTSGKLLQLMEETVDGEYQNCKAKGGAYTREHFFGKYPETAEMVANMSDDDIWRLNRGGHDPVKIYAALQHAKNTKGRPTVILAKTVKGYGLGDAGEGKNIAHNVKKMDISAVRYFRDRFNIPIPDDKLEEIPFYHPGPDSEEVKYLQERRAALHGSMPARRQKFSEDLEVPSLKIFDSILKGSNGREISSTMAFVRILTALLKDKKIGKNIVPIIPDEARTFGMEGLFRQVGIYAHEGQKYVPQDSDQVAYYREDKSGQVLQEGINELGAMSSWVSAATSYSVNDMPMIPFYIYYSMFGFQRIGDMAWAAGDMRARGFMVGGTSGRTTLNGEGLQHQDGHSHVLANTIPNCISYDPTYGYEIAVIVQDGIRRMYGENQEDIFYYLTTMNENYVQPEMPEGAEEGIVKGIYKLESVSGSGKGKVQLMGCGTILEQVRKAAQALAKDFGISSDVFSVTSFNELTRDGQAAERYNMLHPTETPKQAYISQVLSSDSPAVVATDYMKIYGEQLRAYVPTDYKVLGTDGFGRSDSRENLRHHFEVDAKFIVIAALKSLVDRNELPVEVLSQAIAEYGIDVDKINPQFA, from the coding sequence ATGTCTGAACATATGCTGCAAGATTTAGATCCGTTAGAGACTCAAGAGTGGGTCGATTCATTACAAGCCGTATTAGAGCAAGAAGGTCCGGAACGTGCTCATTTTCTTCTTGAGAAGCTAATCGACAAGGCTCGTCGTAACGGTACACATCTGCCTTATAAGGCGACCACCGCCTACCTCAACACAATTCCTGCTGGTCAGGAACCTCATATGCCAGGTAACCAAGAGATGGAGCGTCGCATTCGCGCCATCATTCGTTGGAACGCCCTGGCCATGGTACTGCGTGGTTCGAAGAAAGATCTTGAGCTGGGTGGTCACATTTCCAGTTTCGCCTCTAGTGCAACCATTTACGATGTTTGCTTCAACCACTTCTTCCGTGCACCAAACGAGAAGGATGGCGGTGATCTGGTTTACTTCCAGGGCCATATCGCTCCTGGTATCTATGCACGCTCTTTCCTCGAAGGTCGCCTGACTGAAGATCAACTGGCTAACTTCCGTCAGGAAGTGGACGGCAAGGGTCTATCATCTTACCCACACCCTAAGTTGATGCCTGACTACTGGCAGTTCCCAACGGTTTCTATGGGTCTGGGTCCAATTCAGGCGATTTATCAGGCTCGTTTCCTGAAATACCTGACCGACCGTGGTCTGAAAGATTGCTCTGAGCAAACCGTATACTGCTTCCTGGGTGATGGTGAGTGTGACGAGCCAGAAACGCTAGGTGCTATCGGTCTGGCCGCTCGTGAAGAACTGGACAACCTGGTCTTCATCGTTAACTGTAACCTGCAGCGTCTCGATGGCCCTGTACGTGGTAACGGCAAGATCATTCAAGAGCTTGAAGGCGAATTCCGCGGCGCTGGCTGGGAAGTGGCTAAGGTCATCTGGGGTCGCTACTGGGATCCGCTATTGGCTCGCGACACCAGCGGTAAGCTGCTGCAGTTGATGGAAGAAACCGTCGATGGCGAATACCAAAACTGTAAGGCCAAAGGTGGCGCTTATACCCGTGAGCACTTCTTCGGTAAGTACCCTGAAACCGCCGAGATGGTTGCTAACATGTCTGATGACGACATCTGGCGCCTCAACCGTGGTGGTCACGATCCAGTGAAGATCTATGCCGCGCTGCAACACGCTAAGAACACCAAGGGCCGTCCAACCGTTATCCTGGCTAAGACAGTTAAAGGTTATGGTCTTGGTGATGCCGGTGAAGGTAAGAACATCGCGCACAACGTTAAGAAGATGGACATTAGCGCCGTACGTTACTTCCGCGATCGCTTCAATATCCCGATCCCTGACGACAAGCTAGAAGAGATCCCTTTCTATCACCCAGGTCCAGATTCGGAAGAGGTGAAGTACCTTCAGGAACGCCGCGCCGCGCTGCACGGTTCTATGCCGGCTCGCCGTCAGAAGTTCTCTGAAGATCTCGAAGTACCTTCACTGAAGATCTTCGACTCTATCCTCAAGGGCTCTAACGGTCGTGAGATCTCAAGCACCATGGCGTTCGTCCGTATTCTGACTGCGCTGCTGAAAGATAAGAAGATAGGTAAGAACATTGTCCCTATTATCCCGGATGAGGCGCGTACCTTCGGTATGGAAGGTCTGTTCCGTCAGGTGGGTATCTATGCTCACGAAGGACAAAAGTACGTACCACAAGACTCGGATCAGGTGGCTTACTACCGTGAAGATAAGTCAGGCCAGGTACTGCAAGAGGGTATCAACGAGCTTGGCGCCATGTCTTCTTGGGTGTCTGCGGCGACCAGCTACTCGGTTAACGATATGCCAATGATCCCATTCTACATCTACTACTCTATGTTTGGTTTCCAACGTATTGGCGACATGGCATGGGCGGCAGGTGATATGCGTGCTCGTGGCTTCATGGTTGGTGGTACATCGGGCCGTACTACCCTGAACGGCGAAGGTCTGCAGCATCAGGATGGTCACAGCCACGTATTGGCTAACACTATCCCTAACTGTATCTCTTACGACCCAACCTATGGTTATGAGATTGCGGTTATCGTTCAAGACGGTATCCGTCGCATGTATGGCGAAAACCAGGAAGATATCTTCTACTACCTGACTACGATGAACGAAAACTATGTTCAGCCTGAGATGCCAGAGGGTGCCGAGGAAGGTATCGTCAAGGGTATCTACAAGCTGGAATCAGTTTCAGGTAGCGGTAAGGGTAAGGTACAGCTAATGGGCTGTGGCACCATCCTTGAACAAGTTCGCAAGGCGGCGCAGGCGCTGGCGAAAGACTTCGGTATCTCGTCAGATGTATTCAGCGTGACCAGCTTCAACGAGCTGACTCGCGACGGTCAGGCGGCAGAGCGTTACAACATGCTGCACCCAACCGAGACGCCTAAGCAGGCTTATATCAGCCAGGTGCTGTCTAGCGATTCACCAGCCGTTGTTGCTACCGACTATATGAAGATATATGGCGAGCAGCTACGCGCCTATGTTCCTACCGACTACAAGGTGCTGGGTACTGACGGTTTCGGCCGTAGTGACAGCCGCGAGAACCTGCGTCACCACTTCGAAGTGGACGCCAAGTTCATCGTGATCGCCGCACTGAAGTCGCTGGTTGACCGCAACGAGTTGCCAGTTGAAGTACTCTCGCAAGCAATTGCCGAGTACGGCATCGATGTTGACAAGATCAACCCACAGTTCGCGTAA
- the nadC gene encoding carboxylating nicotinate-nucleotide diphosphorylase encodes MLENDIRLAVKVALEEDLGFQADSNLTAEEKLSLDITAQLIPSDKYAQASLITREEGVFCGKAWAEQVFNQLGGEVALHWHVDDGDLVLPNQVLCEMSGSARAILTGERTAMNFIQTLSGVATLTKLYVDRLAGTHCKLLDTRKTIPGLRTAQKYAVTCGGGKNHRIGLFDAFLIKENHIMASGSIASAINAARRLASDKLVEVEVESIDELKQALDAGADIVMLDNFDVTMMIEAVELNNSYNENQRVKLEVSGNVTLDTISDYAKTGIDYISVGALTKHVKALDLSLRLKD; translated from the coding sequence ATGCTGGAAAATGACATTAGATTAGCCGTCAAAGTCGCACTCGAAGAAGATTTAGGTTTTCAGGCCGATTCAAATCTTACCGCCGAAGAAAAGTTAAGCCTGGATATCACGGCTCAGCTTATTCCTAGTGATAAGTATGCACAGGCTAGCTTGATCACCCGCGAAGAAGGGGTCTTTTGTGGTAAGGCCTGGGCAGAACAAGTCTTTAACCAGCTAGGTGGTGAAGTTGCCTTGCACTGGCATGTGGACGATGGCGATCTCGTCTTACCAAACCAAGTGTTATGTGAAATGTCAGGTTCCGCCCGAGCCATCCTGACCGGTGAGCGCACCGCGATGAACTTCATCCAGACACTATCTGGCGTTGCCACCCTAACCAAACTCTATGTCGACAGACTGGCGGGCACTCACTGCAAGCTATTAGATACCCGCAAGACTATTCCGGGTCTACGCACGGCACAAAAATATGCCGTCACCTGCGGCGGTGGCAAGAACCATCGTATAGGTCTGTTCGATGCCTTCCTGATCAAGGAAAATCACATCATGGCCAGTGGCTCAATTGCCTCTGCAATTAATGCCGCCCGTAGGCTTGCCAGCGACAAGCTAGTGGAGGTCGAAGTCGAAAGCATAGATGAACTCAAGCAGGCGCTCGACGCAGGCGCCGATATCGTTATGCTCGACAATTTTGACGTCACCATGATGATAGAGGCGGTAGAGCTAAATAATAGCTATAACGAAAACCAGCGGGTAAAACTCGAGGTATCGGGCAACGTGACGCTAGACACCATCTCAGATTATGCCAAGACAGGCATAGACTACATCTCGGTCGGAGCCCTAACCAAACACGTCAAGGCACTGGATTTGTCGCT